One genomic region from Nymphaea colorata isolate Beijing-Zhang1983 chromosome 12, ASM883128v2, whole genome shotgun sequence encodes:
- the LOC116266092 gene encoding putative receptor protein kinase ZmPK1, with product MRSSKSVELPLFLVIVTSLPFILKASSPLPNALYRGSSYYVESPSMGLLISEKGTFKAGFYQVGENAFSFAIWYAETLSQKTTVVWMANRDWPVNRRASRLSFRKGGDLALLDADGSVVWTTATNTSSGAGVVAELWETGNLVLLDGGRRVVWQSFEHPTDTLLPGQPLTRSLRLVSRRAEGIYNSGYHVAHFNDDNVLSFIYDGPYTSSVYWPNPDNDVFQNGRTKYNSSRYAILDDMGQFISSDGLQFSALDFRLRVKRRLTMDFDGILRLYSLNYTTKDWQVSWMPKLVRCRVHGLCGENGICFYKPFPTCTCPPGFQMKDPTDWSQGCKPEFDIVCNKTEVKFIQLPHTDFYGYDSNYQAQASIEACMNICKSDCNCRGFGYKLDGAGKCFPKSILLNGQCGPHFVGVMYVKYPKQMNFSGTLGHSKLDCSKVSSLNKLDRAYAVGKPRGDYLKYPIGFVIAFGLVEITCVVFGWAYIHKKKVDLRNLNQGYVAVSMGFRRFTFEELKKASNNFSDEIGRGGSGVVYKGVLDDERVVAVKSLEGLSHGSEAQFWSEVSTIGKINHMNLVTMYGFCAEKQKRLLVYEYLENGSLEKNLFSNNAMLTWENRFNIALGTARALAYLHEECLEWVLHCDVKPQNILLDKDFHPKVADFGLSKLFDRGGNNISEFSRVRGTRGYMAPEWILNLPITSKVDVYSYGILVLELVTGRNSSGSQQVGEDEEVGCRQLIPWIREMVRTNQNWVEEIADPQLFGMYDNSSMEILTKVGLQCVEEESGVRPSMSQVVDSITVACLFDREIHEEIE from the exons ATGAGGAGCTCCAAGTCGGTGGAACTCCCTCTCTTCTTAGTCATAGTAACAtctcttcccttcatcctcAAAGCATCGTCTCCGCTGCCCAATGCTCTGTACCGAGGCAGCTCCTACTATGTGGAGAGTCCTTCCATGGGCCTCCTGATTTCAGAGAAAGGGACGTTCAAGGCGGGGTTCTACCAAGTGGGCGAGAATGCTTTCTCCTTTGCCATCTGGTATGCCGAGACGCTCAGCCAAAAGACCACTGTCGTGTGGATGGCTAACAGGGACTGGCCTGTTAACCGCAGGGCCTCTCGGCTATCCTTCCGGAAGGGAGGCGATCTCGCTCTGCTGGATGCAGACGGCAGTGTCGTGTGGACGACGGCCACCAACACCAGCTCCGGTGCCGGAGTGGTTGCGGAGTTGTGGGAAACGGGGAACCTGGTGCTGCTGGACGGCGGGAGGAGGGTGGTGTGGCAGAGCTTCGAGCACCCGACGGATACGTTGCTGCCGGGTCAGCCATTAACCAGGTCCCTCCGGTTAGTGTCAAGAAGAGCAGAGGGCATTTACAACAGTGGGTACCATGTTGCGCACTTTAATGACGACAACGTGCTGAGTTTCATTTATGATGGCCCTTACACGTCCAGTGTCTACTGGCCCAACCCTGACAATGATGTCTTCCAGAACGGAAGGACCAA GTATAATAGTTCAAGGTACGCAATTTTGGACGACATGGGTCAATTTATTTCAAGTGATGGGTTGCAATTTTCTGCATTAGATTTTCGCTTAAGAGTCAAGAGAAGATTAACGATGGATTTTGATGGAATTCTGAGGCTCTATAGTCTCAATTACACAACAAAAGACTGGCAAGTTTCATGGATGCCAAAATTGGTAAGATGTAGAGTTCATGGCCTTTGTGGGGAAAATGGTATTTGTTTTTACAAACCATTCCCCACATGCACTTGTCCTCCTGGTTTTCAAATGAAAGATCCTACTGACTGGAGTCAAGGATGCAAACCAGAATTCGATATTGTTTGCAACAAGACAGAAGTGAAGTTTATTCAGCTTCCACATACAGATTTCTATGGCTATGATTCAAATTACCAAGCACAGGCATCAATTGAAGCTTGCATGAACATATGCAAAAGTGACTGCAACTGCCGTGGTTTTGGATATAAGCTGGATGGAGCAGGAAAATGCTTTCCAAAAAGCATTCTCCTTAATGGACAATGTGGTCCTCACTTTGTTGGCGTCATGTACGTCAAATATCCCAAACAAATGAACTTTAGTGGCACTCTTGGCCATTCCAAGTTAGATTGTTCAAAAGTAAGTTCTCTTAACAAATTAGATAGAGCATATGCAGTTGGCAAACCACGGGGAGACTATTTAAAGTATCCAATTGGTTTTGTTATAGCTTTTGGGTTAGTAGAAATCACATGTGTGGTATTTGGGTGGGCTtatattcacaagaaaaaagTTGACCTCCGCAATCTCAATCAAGGTTATGTGGCTGTATCAATGGGCTTTAGAAGGTTCACTTTCGAAGAGTTGAAGAAAGCGTCAAACAATTTCAGTGATGAAATCGGAAGGGGAGGATCAGGGGTGGTTTATAAGGGAGTCTTAGATGATGAGAGAGTTGTGGCTGTAAAGAGCCTAGAGGGTCTAAGCCATGGATCAGAAGCACAATTTTGGAGTGAGGTAAGCACCATTGGAAAAATCAATCATATGAATTTAGTGACTATGTATGGATTTTGTGccgaaaaacaaaaaagactgTTAGTTTATGAATACTTGGAAAATGGGTCCTTGGAGAAGAACTTGTTTAGCAACAATGCTATGCTTACTTGGGAAAATCGGTTCAATATTGCGCTTGGTACAGCAAGGGCTCTTGCTTATCTTCATGAGGAGTGCTTGGAATGGGTtcttcactgtgatgtaaaacCACAAAATATTCTTCTGGACAAGGATTTTCACCCAAAAGTGGCTGACTTCggtctgtccaagcttttcgaTAGGGGTGGAAATAACATTTCTGAATTTTCTCGGGTAAGAGGAACAAGAGGCTATATGGCTCCTGAGTGGATTTTGAACCTACCCATCACATCCAAGGTCGATGTATATAGCTACGGCATTTTGGTGCTGGAGTTGGTGACTGGACGAAATTCCTCTGGATCTCAACAAGTAGGTGAAGACGAAGAAGTTGGATGCAGACAACTAATTCCATGGATTAGAGAAATGGTGAGAACGAATCAGAACTGGGTGGAAGAAATAGCAGATCCACAGTTGTTTGGAATGTATGACAACTCAAGCATGGAAATTCTAACTAAAGTGGGTTTGCAGTGTGTTGAAGAAGAAAGTGGTGTAAGACCAAGCATGAGCCAAGTTGTGGATTCCATCACAGTTGCTTGCCTTTTTGACAGAGAAATACATGAAGAAATTGAGTAG